The region AGCCTGGCCGGCGGCAACGATCTTTTCGGCGGTGTTCTCACCCGGTTGGATGATCTGGACGTCCAGTCCGGCTGCTTTGAAATAACCTTGCTCCTGGGCGACATAAATCCCAGAATGATTGGTGTTGGGGGTCCAGTCCAGCACCACGCGGACCTTTTTGAGGGCTTTCGCGCCTTCCTGCTTCTGCTTGCAGGCAGTGATTCCCATCAACAGCAGGATCGAGGTCAAGGTAAATAGAAACATTCTATTTATCATGTTTTACTCCCATTATGTTAAACCAATGCTTACGCTCTTGGATGGTACAATCTATGTGTTTCAATCAGATAGCGTGTGTCGACATGAGTATAGATCTGGGTGGTGTTGAGGCTGGAATGCCCCAACAACACCTGCACGATGCGCAGATTGACGCCTCCCTCCAAAAGGTGGGTGGCAAAGGAATGGCGAAAGGTGTGGGGCGTGATCTCCTGTTTGATCCCGGCTTCCAGGGTGATCTTGCGCAGGATCTTCCAAAAGCCCATCCGGGAGAGTTTTTGCCCTCTGTTGTTCAGAAAGAGCACATCGGACTGCTGGAATTGAAGCAAGGCTGGGCGCAGCTGGCCCAGATAGGCTTGCAGCAATGACGCGACGCTGTCCACAAAAGGGACGAAGCGCTGTTTGGAGCCTTTCCCACGCACCAGGATGACCTGTTCCCCGAAGTTCAGGTCGTGCGTGGTGAGGTTAAGCAGTTCCGAGATCCTCATCCCCGTGCAGTAGAGCAGTTCCAGCATCGCCTTGTTCCGTTTTTCCAGCACAGTTTCGCTTGGGAGCCCATCCAGCAGGCCGAGCATCGCCTCGATCGTCAAAAAATCAGGTAGATGCTGGCTGAGCTTGATCTTGGGCACCTGGTCGAAATCCACGTTGGCAGCGATGTCGTTGTCCGCCAGAAAGGAGAAAAACTGTTTGAGCGCCACGCGTTTACGGGCAATTGAAGTGTTGACCAGACCGATCGAGACCAGTTCGGCCAGATAGGCAGTGAGGTCCTGGGCTGAATAGCTTGCAATATCGCTGGTTTTCCAGAACAGGAAATCCAGGATGTCCCGCTTGTAGCTTTCAACGCTGTTGGCGGCCAGGCCTTTTTCCACCTTGATGTGGT is a window of Candidatus Syntrophosphaera sp. DNA encoding:
- a CDS encoding tyrosine recombinase; the encoded protein is MLNSSRSAEPDSRNRIRMMSTSPKSHPITRPGTEPTLDPGLTGLVNSFVYHIKVEKGLAANSVESYKRDILDFLFWKTSDIASYSAQDLTAYLAELVSIGLVNTSIARKRVALKQFFSFLADNDIAANVDFDQVPKIKLSQHLPDFLTIEAMLGLLDGLPSETVLEKRNKAMLELLYCTGMRISELLNLTTHDLNFGEQVILVRGKGSKQRFVPFVDSVASLLQAYLGQLRPALLQFQQSDVLFLNNRGQKLSRMGFWKILRKITLEAGIKQEITPHTFRHSFATHLLEGGVNLRIVQVLLGHSSLNTTQIYTHVDTRYLIETHRLYHPRA